A genome region from Triticum aestivum cultivar Chinese Spring chromosome 2B, IWGSC CS RefSeq v2.1, whole genome shotgun sequence includes the following:
- the LOC123043118 gene encoding golgin subfamily A member 6-like protein 22, producing the protein MPSSDKQLAFSVKTAASRELLNKGTNIVNMSQGTSLPPKDKGAAEEPLKAVGTKRLHTDAPSSPVYHNVYVRRKVETEHNKVNSSPEMKVIGKDKTKQQEGQRNVETEHSKVSCSQELKGSGSAKTKGQEIQKMETEHSRVNPSQELKGSGSEKTEEQEEQKVKTEHSKVSSSKELKGSGSEKTKEQEEQKMKTEHSKVSSSKELKGNGGEKIEEQEDQQMVQCDQVSKPEVAPPIAESGIKEQDEQQTVQVNKPEVAPPISESGIKEQDEQKTVQHDEVNKPEVAPSNAESGIKGQDGQQMMQHDQVNKSEMAPIPESGIKDQDGQQMMQHDQVNKSEMAPIPESGIKDQDEQQMMQHDEVDKPETGIKEQEEQQTVQHDQINKPEVAPPISESCIEEQEKRQTVQPDQVNKSEVAAPVAELRITEQEEPQLVQPYQVNKPEVAPPVAEPRITEQEEPQMVQHDQVNKPEVAPTIAESVDLVSSEMSESGGLEPSKSPEETHAETVPKIDELPIASANEPPVTPSTTVQGDIHRPGNQNPYWSERYDRLQTYLENCDRSPQEGYMRMLRSLSAAGRSMHAIELEKRAIHLLVEEGKELQRMKALNVLGKVSPNGPPKQDPLQRPCQK; encoded by the exons ATGCCATCTAGCGACAAGCAATTAGCATTCTCGGTGAAAACAGCAGCATCGCGTGAGCTGCTAAACAAAGGTACAAACATCGTAAATATGTCTCAAGGCACTTCTCTGCCGCCAAAGGATAAAGGTGCTGCTGAAGAACCTTTGAAGGCTGTGGGCACAAAACGGCTGCATACTGATGCTCCTTCAAGCCCCGTTTATCATAATGTTTATGTACGGCGAAAGGTGGAAACCGAACATAATAAAGTGAACTCGTCTCCGGAGATGAAGGTTATTGGCAAGGACAAAACAAAGCAGCAGGAGGGACAGCGAAATGTGGAAACTGAACATAGTAAAGTGAGTTGTTCTCAAGAGTTGAAGGGTAGTGGAAGTGCGAAAACAAAAGGGCAGGAGATACAGAAAATGGAAACTGAACATAGTAGAGTGAACCCTTCTCAAGAGTTGAAGGGTAGTGGAAGCGAGAAAACAGAGGAGCAGGAGGAACAGAAAGTGAAAACTGAACATAGTAAAGTGAGCTCTTCTAAAGAGTTGAAGGGTAGTGGAAGCGAGAAAACAAAGGAGCAGGAGGAACAGAAAATGAAAACTGAACATAGTAAAGTGAGCTCTTCGAAAGAGTTGAAGGGTAATGGAGGAGAAAAAATAGAAGAGCAAGAGGATCAGCAAATGGTGCAATGTGATCAAGTCAGTAAGCCAGAAGTGGCACCTCCTATTGCTGAATCTGGAATAAAAGAGCAGGATGAACAGCAAACGGTGCAAGTGAATAAGCCGGAAGTGGCACCTCCTATTTCTGAATCTGGAATAAAAGAGCAGGATGAACAGAAAACGGTGCAACATGATGAAGTCAATAAGCCAGAAGTGGCACCTTCTAATGCTGAATCTGGAATAAAAGGGCAGGATGGACAGCAAATGATGCAACATGATCAGGTCAATAAGTCAGAAATGGCACCTATTCCTGAATCTGGAATAAAAGATCAGGATGGACAGCAAATGATGCAACATGATCAGGTCAATAAGTCAGAAATGGCACCTATTCCTGAATCTGGAATAAAAGATCAGGATGAACAGCAAATGATGCAACATGATGAGGTTGATAAGCCAGAAACCGGAATAAAAGAGCAGGAGGAACAGCAAACTGTACAACATGATCAGATCAATAAGCCAGAAGTGGCACCTCCTATCTCTGAATCTTGCATAGAAGAGCAGGAGAAACGGCAAACTGTACAACCAGATCAAGTCAATAAGTCAGAAGTGGCAGCTCCTGTTGCTGAACTTAGGATAACAGAGCAGGAGGAACCGCAATTGGTACAACCATATCAGGTCAATAAGCCAGAAGTGGCACCTCCTGTTGCTGAACCTAGGATAACAGAGCAGGAGGAACCGCAAATGGTACAACACGATCAGGTCAATAAGCCAGAAGTGGCACCTACTATTGCTGAATCTGTAGATCTAGTCTCATCTGAAATGTCTGAATCTGGAGGGCTAGAGCCATCTAAATCTCCTGAAGAAACACATGCAGAAACTGTACCAAAGATAGATGAGCTGCCGATTGCTTCTGCTAACGAGCCCCCGGTCACTCCTAGCACCACCGTTCAAGGTGATATCCATAGACCAGGCAACCAAAACCCGTACTGGAGTGAGAGATATGATCGATTACAGACATATTTGGAGAACTGTGATCGGTCACCCCAGGAGGGTTATATGCGAA TGCTTAGGTCACTCTCAGCAGCCGGTCGAAGCATGCATGCGATTGAGCTGGAGAAAAGGGCAATACACCTCCTAGTGGA